TAACCGGGTCAATTATGTGGAAGGACAGGAACCTCAGTTCAAAATGGAAAATATGACTCAGCAGGCTTTTGACCAACAGCAAGCCGGTCAGCAATCCATGCGCAAAGAGTGAACTCGTTCAGCTAAAGCTGAACATCGGGGCTTCAGGTGGGGATTCAACCCCACCTGAAGAAAAAATTGCAAACTCCCACTTATAGAAGTGGGAGTCTTAGAAATCAGATAAATATTTTTATCTTTGTAATATTAGGTCAGGTAAGGAAAAGTGAACTACCCCTCCCTCCCTTCGCAAGCTCAGGAAGGGAGGGAGGGGTAGTTCACCACTGATAATTTATCTAGTTTCAGATTCCTTTAAGCCATATTTATAAACCATATATGTGATAATTATTCCCAGTACCAGATGGGTAACCAGGTTTACGACCAAACTACTTACGCCCATCCCCAGGTAGGGGTTATACCAAGGGCGATAAAGAAAATATTCATGGCTGCCCATAAAAACGCGCCCAGCAGCAAACCTGATGGAAGATAGGACACCATGTATGGTTTGTTCAACAACCGGGCCACCAACCAGCCGATTATACCGGTACCCACCAGGTAGATAATCCAGGTCAGGACCGGTGCGGCACCTGCCGCCGGGAACAGGATACGGGAAAAAACGCCTATTTCATTTGCAACAGAAATTCCAGAGGCAAATGGTACCTGGTCCAGCGCCAATTTTACCGCTCCTCCAATCACGCCGGCCAGCAAACCTATCCAGTCTTTGGTCATATTATGTTACCTCCTTGATATTCTTAACTACTCTGGAATCTTACTCTGGCAGTATTTCCATAACGTTTAAGACATATTCCCTGTTGATGTCCTAATAAATACAGGAAAATTGCAGTGGCGGCTCGAAAAATAGACATTAATGATGGAACATGTTGATAAGCTAGATAAACAAAAACGCGCCTTAAAATGGCGCGTTTTGTTTATTTCTATATATAAGCCATAGCCATTTATTTCTGTTGCAGTAATTATTTGATGCAGTTAGCAGGAAGCGTGCCCCTCACGCCGGCGGTATTTAGTAACCACCCATCATGCCATATCCATCGTTGCCGTTCCCGTAACCACCCATAATACTGCCCATCATATTATACATGCCCTCGGCACCAATATCATTCATAAAATCATTCATGTATTTAAAATGATCTTGATAGGCATTAGCTTGATCGGGGGTTATTGCACCGTTTTCCTGGGCATCTTGGGTCCATTGACTTCCCCAGTTCATCATTTGATCCTGGAATTGTTTAAAACTTTCCTCGTCAAAATTGGGGCTGGTAGGATCTTGGGAAGACTGGTTGGAGTTATTATTATCTTCTGTAGCATCATCACCCTGGATTGGATCTCCATTATCTTCAATAACATCTACTGCGGGCCGTACCATCATATCCTGGTAATTATTATTTCCTGTTACATCCTTATCATTACCGGGCCCCATTCCGTAACCTGTCAAATTCGCAAAGGCACTTGGCGCGGAAATAGCGGCAATTAAGAGTACACCCAAAGCTAAAACTAATAATTTACTTTTCCCTTTCATATCTACACCTCCATTATTATTTTAATATGCTGTAAAACTCATTATCTGGGGTAATAGGTATTAATTCATGTTCCAGTACCTCCCTTTCAAGTTGTTAGGTTAATTCTATAAACTGCAAGTTACATACTCATAACAAAGTTTTAACTTTTATTAAAACACGTTCAGAGATATTTATATCATTTCGTAATGATACTTTAAAATTAGAAATGCACAATAGTCCGCTTAGCACGGACTAAATGCATAACTATCTTTTTTCGAGCAAAATATAAAATGTATCAACCAAAATCTTATCCAGGAGGGATTAGCAGTCCAAAGTAATGAAATGCATGTGTGAGGAATGTCACTATAACAATAAGTCTGAGTGTCACGCTGACGGCATCGAAGTGTTGTCCAGCGGAAATAACAGGGTAGAATCATCGGATGGAACCTGCTGCAACACCTTCAGGCCCAAAGGGCGTTAATATCGGTTTGTTCTAATAGGGCAAAAAAGGATAGAAAAGGCTGTTTCCAGGTAGTTACGGGGAACAGCCGTAAAAAAGCATAATGCTCACGCCAAAATTTGCCGTAAATGCGCCAGGTCTACCGGAATATAGCTTCGATTTGATAGGTATTACCCACGCAGAATTGCAGGAATCCCTGGATTACCTGCAGCGGCAAGGCATTATTTTATATAAACCGGCATCAAAATAAAACAATTTTAAAATTGCCACTTTCTCGTGGCAATTTTTTTGTAGATGCTTGCAACTATATTTGATAATAAGACTTGCCCCCAATTCATATAGGACAAGTCTTATTTTTCTTTTCACAACCCACCTGTTAGGGTTCCAAGCGATTTAAAATGGAATCACGCTCGAAAATGATAAAATCAATATTGCAGGAAATAGTTGTTTCTTGCAGAAAATACTCAATTAAATGTAATATAAATGATTAACTAAAAATAATAGCCGACATTAAATTATGGAGGATCCTAAATGAAGTTTGAACAAAGGAATAAAGGTAAGTTGTACGGCACATTAATTGGATTAGCTTGGGCTGTTTTTTGCATCACTTACTGTTACCTATTGCCGCAAATGTGGCACATTTATATATTATCTTTGCTTTATATTCCAATTGGGCTATGGATTGGGTATACCTACGACCGCATTAACCACCTGGCCAGTTTTGATTCCTTGACCGGTGTAGCCAACCGTAGAATGCTGATTCAGATGCTGCACAAGCAAATAACGTGCGCCGATAGAAACGGTACAATTCTTTCCATAATATTTATC
This window of the Bacillota bacterium genome carries:
- a CDS encoding DUF1540 domain-containing protein — encoded protein: MKCMCEECHYNNKSECHADGIEVLSSGNNRVESSDGTCCNTFRPKGR